The nucleotide sequence TTATCAACATGAACTGGAGTTAGTGTATCATAGATTTTCAAAATGGTGTTTGTTTTAATGACAGTATTATCTTCATGATTGATCAGAGTAAAACTGGAGGTTTAGTGGTATGGCGGTCTGGCAGTTCGATAGTGTTGTATAGAGGAATGACTTACAAGCTTCCTTGTGTTGAATTTTATACAAAAGTAAATCATGTTAAGGAGAATAGCGCCCAAGTTGGAAGTGGAGGTGATGGTCAAGTTAGTGAAAAAGAACCAATTGGAGAAACAGACTCATTAACCCGAGTCTCTTCGAAATATTTGAAGCATATGACTGAAGAGGAATTGATGGAACTGACTGAACTCAACCAAATCTTAGATGAATTGGGTCCACGCTATAAAGATTGGCCTGGCCGCGAGCCATTACCTGTCGATGCAGACTTGTTACCTGCCATGGTTCCAGGATATAAAACCCCATTTAGATTACTTCCTTATCGGGTAAAACGTTCTTTAAGCAATGAGGAAATGACTCACTTCCGTAGGCTTGCAAGAATAACGGCTCCACACTTTGCCCTTGGTATGCAAGAAACTATGCAGTTGCATTCTTGTTTTGCAAGTGTCTGTTTCCAAATGATACCATATGTTTACTGCTGCAGGTAGAAACAGAGAACTGCAAGGTCTGGCCAATGCTATGGCGAAGCTTTGGGAAAAATGTGCTATTGCGAAGATAGCCATCAAACGAGGTGTCCCCCATACACGTAATGAGAGGATGGCTGAAGAACTCAGGGTATTACATACAAACACCTGGAATTTGGCAACAgaacttttttaaatttaattatgttGAAACATTTATCATGCTTCATCTTTTAAGATTATGAGAGTTTAGTTGGTAGTTGACATGTTTCCCCCTTTTTTGTTATCAATTTCCTTGTCGATTAGCATAGTGAATAACTACTCCCTACTTTGGATTTATGGTGGTTGCATAATTTCACACATGCAGAGATTGACCGGCGGAACTCTACTCTCTAGAAATAAGGAATATATTGTATTTTACAGGGGCAATGACTTCTTGCCTCCTGCAATGACTCATGTACTGACTGAGAGAGAGAAACTGTCCATACTCCAGCAAGACGAGGAAGAGAAGGCACGACAAAGTGCTTTGCCTATTAATGGATTAAAAAGCAAAACATCTCAAGTGCCATTAGTAGCTGGAACCCTTGCTGAGACTAGGGCAGCAAGCACTAACTGGGGACACGAACCGACCAGGGAAGAAGTTCAGAATATGATGAGAGATTCTGCCTTGCGTAAACTTGAATCTTTTATCAGAAACCTCGAGAAGAAACTAGCTCTGGTAAGTTACAAGATACCAagtcaaaaaaaaagaaaaagaaaagaaagaacagtTTTGTTCACATCCATCTAACTTCCGATGCTTGTAGGCTAAAGCAAGAGTCAGGAAGGCTGAGAGAGCTCTAGCAAAAGTGCAGGCTGATCTTGATCCAGCAGATCTTCCAACTGATATTGAAACACTAATAGATGAAGAGAGATTTTTATTTCGGAAGATTGGTCTGAGTATGAAGCCATACTTAGTTCTAGGTAAGCATATTAATATTACAACTCAATGAATAGCTGCTTTTGTTTATGGCTTAACGGCTTATACAATAAATGTTAGAGGCAtgactatttttctttttccttttaggGAGGCGAGATGTTTTCGCTGGCACCATAGAAAACATGCATCTACACTGGAAGTATCGCGAGTTGGTAAAGATAATTGTGAAGGGCAGGAATCTTGCACAAGTTAAGCATATTGCGATATCTTTGGAAGCTGAGAGTGGTGGGGTGCTAGTGTCTGTAGAAAAGGACACCAAAGGCTACATAATCATCGTTTATCGTGGGAAGAACTATTTGCGTCCACAAGCTCTGAGGCCCAAGACTTTATTATCTCGAAGGCAGGCATTGGCCAGATCTATCGAGCTCCAAAGACGAGAGGTAATATAGATCAATGGCTTGGGGTTAACTTTAATTTCTACTTAGTGGCATCAGGTTTCTGATTAGTTTTTTCCAGGCACTAAAACATCACATCTTCGACTTGACGGAGAGAATTGGTTTGCTGAAATCTGAACTGGTATGATGTTATCTTGCTTTTTCATGATTCTGCTGTTAATTATTTTGGATAGTCTATAGAAGTTCCATCTTATGGTTTTGTTTCTGGTCTCAGGAGGACATGAAAAATGGAAAGAAGATTGATGTCGACAAAAATCTATACTCTCCAATGGATAACCATGTTTTTTCTGATGATGACTTGGAAGAGGTATAGTTTATACTTTACTTCCGCAACCAAATGCTTGTAATTTATATTGGTAATATAATGATCAATAATAGCAATGTTAATAAGCACTTTAAGGAAGTGACTGTTAATGGTACtcacttttttcttatttttgcccCGGTTATTTTCATTTGGTGAACTAGAATGAAGAGTCACAGACTAATTTTAATGAAGACGACAGTGGTGAAGAGGATGAGAAAAATCAAAACAAGCAACTTGACCTTGTATAGAAATGCATTGCAATGTTTGATTGATAGGAAGAATAATTCAATGCTTAAGCCACTGATCAATGAAGAATGAAGATGACAGCTCAAGCACTTGAGCCATGCCTGAGACACATCCCACAATGTTATGCTGTAAATTGCTTTTTTATTCTGTGTATTGTAATTCTCTTGTAGCCTCAGCTAGCCTAGCAATATATCAAAAATTGAGGTAGAAGGAAAAATGAAGGGAAAAGGAGTACCCCCTAACATcattgtatttttttatattagttcaGTTGTCAGGATTTCAAATCCTTGTCCACTATACTCTTCTCTTCTTACCTTTACTaatatttcttctttttagcATAGAATAgtaacaattaaaaaataaaaataaaaaataaaaagatctaGCAAAAACTATATCATGAACTAAACACAGCTTGTGTTCCAAATCAA is from Arachis ipaensis cultivar K30076 chromosome B01, Araip1.1, whole genome shotgun sequence and encodes:
- the LOC107643144 gene encoding CRM-domain containing factor CFM3, chloroplastic/mitochondrial, with the translated sequence MALQVQAVPPSCSLSSSALSRSSSSSSLHFLVSQSHSKGHATIKFRICCSNQTAQVDTLPVKVPLEASNNTENKIKKKKKKKSNLRPSFFDQIRDKWSHKLGSQRERLPWQEQQSAEEEEDEDEEEEEDDDDDDEGEEEECDQKNSASYSLDFQFPKRLSPWAQATNRKSSRFESESESDAKENGGIDGSVFKREEISVDNGEVRRGVEEKTFLLNNSVMGSVNVVDTSEGERKRRSNTALAERLIPEHELRRLRNVALRMVERFEVGVSGINGELVDSIHAKWRDSEVVKLKFEGPLGANMKRAHHTLESKTGGLVVWRSGSSIVLYRGMTYKLPCVEFYTKVNHVKENSAQVGSGGDGQVSEKEPIGETDSLTRVSSKYLKHMTEEELMELTELNQILDELGPRYKDWPGREPLPVDADLLPAMVPGYKTPFRLLPYRVKRSLSNEEMTHFRRLARITAPHFALGRNRELQGLANAMAKLWEKCAIAKIAIKRGVPHTRNERMAEELRRLTGGTLLSRNKEYIVFYRGNDFLPPAMTHVLTEREKLSILQQDEEEKARQSALPINGLKSKTSQVPLVAGTLAETRAASTNWGHEPTREEVQNMMRDSALRKLESFIRNLEKKLALAKARVRKAERALAKVQADLDPADLPTDIETLIDEERFLFRKIGLSMKPYLVLGRRDVFAGTIENMHLHWKYRELVKIIVKGRNLAQVKHIAISLEAESGGVLVSVEKDTKGYIIIVYRGKNYLRPQALRPKTLLSRRQALARSIELQRREALKHHIFDLTERIGLLKSELEDMKNGKKIDVDKNLYSPMDNHVFSDDDLEENEESQTNFNEDDSGEEDEKNQNKQLDLV